One segment of Purpureocillium takamizusanense chromosome 7, complete sequence DNA contains the following:
- the SSU1 gene encoding Plasma membrane sulfite pump involved in sulfite metabolism (TransMembrane:10 (i77-99o111-133i153-177o183-207i219-242o248-275i287-305o337-362i374-395o401-420i)~EggNog:ENOG503NW68~COG:P): MALATTTTITADAAAASTAKECSGPPNPQPPPPLQCLSETETESQTQSQSGMPSPCLGERMPCGRLKTKHDAGWRHVVRNFTPSWFAVNMGTGIVSVLLHNLPWNGAWLQYVSYVFFAANVGLFVVFLAISLLRYTLYPEIWRAMISHPGQSLFLGCFPMGFATIINMMIFCCRPWGDWVVHLAWAFWWIDALLSMATCITMPFIVMHRHKPGLHNTTAALLLPIVPTVVAAATGGIVAEALPDPSHALATLVACYVLWGIGQTLSGCVLALYFHRLTVHSLPPREVIVSVFLPIGPLGQGGFGIQQLGKVALAVLPQTAVFRGVGADVDVARAAEILYVLGVFLGLVMWGFALVWTSFAFISIATIKDFPFNMGWWGFTFPLGVWATCTSLLAVNLDSDFFKVSTMIISLAVVALWFMVAARTLHLVVTGDMFFAPCLQDIREKEQAAGGDRRV; this comes from the exons atggccttggcgacgaccaccaccatcacggccgacgccgccgccgcctccaccgccaaGGAGTGCTCCGGCCCCCCGAAtccacagccgccgcctccgctgcAGTGCCTGTCCGAGACCGAGACCGAGTCCCAGACCCAGTCACAGTCGGGGATGCCATCACCATGCCTGGGGGAGCGCATGCCGTGCGGGAGACTCAAGACAAAGCACGAcgcgggctggcggcacGTCGTCCGCAACTTTACGCCCTC ATGGTTCGCCGTCAACATGGGCACGGGCATCGTctcggtgctgctgcacaaCCTGCCCTGGAACGGCGCCTGGCTGCAGTACGTCTCGtacgtcttcttcgccgccaacgtcggcctcttcgtcgtcttcctcgccatctcGCTGCTGCGGTACACGCTGTACCCCGAGATTTGGCGGGCCATGATCTCGCACCCGGGCCAGTCGCTGTTTCTCGGCTGCTTTCCTATGGGCTTTGCCA CCATCATCAACATGATGATCTTCTGCTGCAGGCCATGGGGTGACTGGGTCGTCCACCTCGCCTGGGCCTTTTGGTGGATCGACGCCCTCCTCTCCATGGCCACGTGCATCACCATGCCCTTCATCGTCATGCACCGCCACAAGCCCGGCCTGCACAACACCacggccgccctgctgctccccATCGTgcccaccgtcgtcgccgccgccacgggcggcatcgtcgccgaggccctgcCCGACCCGTCCCACGCGCTCGCcaccctcgtcgcctgcTACGTCCTCTGGGGCATCGGCCAGACCCTCTCCGGCtgcgtcctcgccctctaCTTCCACCGCCTCACCGTCCACTCCCTGCCCCCGCGCGAGGTCATCGTCTCCGTCTTCCTCCCCATCGGGcccctcggccagggcggcttcggcatccagcagctcggcaaggtcgccctcgccgtcctgcccCAGACGGCCGTCttccgcggcgtcggcgccgacgtcgacgtcgcccgcgccgccgagatcctctacgtcctcggcgtcttcctcggcctcgtcatgtGGGGGTTCGCCCTCGTCTGGACCAGCTTCGCCTTCATCAGCATCGCCACCATAAAAGACTTTCCCTTCAACATGGGCTGGTGGGGGTTCACCTTTCCGCTCGGCGTCTGGGCCACGTGCACCAGCTTGCTGGCCGTCAATCTCGACAGCGACTTTTTCAAAGTCTCCACCATG ATCATatccctcgccgtcgtcgccctaTGGTTCATGGTCGCCGCCCGGACCCTGCATctcgtcgtcacgggcgacATGTTCTTCGCCCCGTGCTTGCAGGACATTCGCGAGAAGGAACAGGCcgcaggcggcgacaggAGGGTATGA
- the NCA2 gene encoding Nuclear control of ATPase protein 2 (COG:S~EggNog:ENOG503NV6S~TransMembrane:2 (o376-395i546-567o)~BUSCO:EOG09260VCG), whose amino-acid sequence MTLVSDQVRRLDAYLDRLPVLSEGSSDDGASEAEEHGFAVADAAAASRLDQLLRIVQSLSTTSSSQPLLPASRVRTLLIQSGIPSARSRQGESDAASAGYTVSKSAYENEIEWLLVTKATIQVYGAILNNLLDRITPLSDDIWYWSEVLNSYTYSSLYTVQTSPLRLWAWTQDVYVSSRTRMRSMSVRDAPADIVDSTASGMSQQWKQFYGIVRDTIRERSFANIQRKVLSPLALCRAEARRKQAQLKKLREITASGLGVLIDEGLQLGHDDEKAEVHDHQDLKGVVERSVALMDVVLKEVCTLDVNIDDFEDKVFAGVEEDPELSVHLEDNITPDRPAVLARRLLRIMNRTLPEHFNAMQSLAQANGRPSRIVRYWLPAVVGLLSSTTMLRILVNRKADIIDWITGFGQTVRDFWFNWVVQPLAKVIKTIRHDETSEIAIMSRDSLKADRESLERMVVDFAVDKPHFAAEASSLSDAQIAEIRSKVAEGDVTPVLRAYEKDLKSPFMGAVRGDLVRSLLIQVQKTKVDLEVAMTGIDSLLKSQELVFGFVGLTPGILVSIGVMQYLRGVLGGRSWHRQERKAGRVVRVLRNIDRILSEARPMENNVLSYKDHGLLLCEVHVLRDLGGKLMPRDVRKEFLEDLDDLANIKGIQVQARALDRIRWAYARWLK is encoded by the exons ATGACGCTCGTCTCCGA TCAGGTGCGGCGTCTTGATGCGTACCTCGATCGCCTACCCGTCCTCTCCGAAGGCTCGTCCGATGACGGAGCttccgaggccgaggagcacggctttgccgtggccgacgccgctgctgcttcgagGCTGGATCAGCTGCTCCGTATCGTTCAGTCCCTGAgcacgacctcgtcctcgcagCCGCTTCTTCCCGCAAGCCGAGTACGGACCCTTCTCATCCAGTCCGGCATCCCATCCGCCAGATCACGGCAGGGGGAGTCGGACGCCGCGAGCGCTGGCTATACAGTGTCAAAGAGCGCATACGAAAACGAGATCGAATGGCTGTTGGTCACAAAGGCCACGATCCAGGTGTAcggcgccatcctcaacAACCTCTTGGACCGCATCACGCCGTTAAGCGACGACATCTGGTACTGGTCCGAGGTCCTCAATTCCTATACCTACAGCAGCCTCTATACTGTGCAGACGTCACCGCTGCGCCTGTGGGCATGGACGCAAGATGTTTACGTCTCGAGTAGGACGCGCATGCGCTCCATGTCTGTGCGAGATGCGCCAGCCGATATCGTCGACTCTACAGCATCGGGCATGTCGCAGCAGTGGAAGCAGTTCTACGGCATCGTTCGCGACACGATTCGGGAGCGTTCTTTTGCCAACATCCAACGCAAAGTCCTGTCTCCGCTCGCCCTCTGCCGGGCCGAAGCACGGCGCAAGCAGGCCCAATTGAAGAAGCTCAGGGAGATTACAGCAAGTGGCCTTGGCGTGCTgatcgacgagggcctccagctcggtcacgacgacgaaaagGCCGAAGTGCACGACCACCAGGACCTCAAGGGCGTGGTCGAGCGCAGCGTGGCGCTCATGGACGTGGTTCTCAAAGAGGTGTGCACTCTGGATGTCAACATTGACGACTTTGAAGATAAAGTCtttgccggcgtcgaggaagacCCGGAGTTGTCGGTTCATCTCGAAGACAACATCACGCCAGACCGACCGGCCGTgttggcccgccgcctgctgcgtATCATGAACAGGACCTTGCCGGAACACTTCAACGCCATGCAATCGCTGGCGCAGGCAAACGGGCGCCCGTCTCGCATTGTCCGCTACTGGCTGCCGGCTGTTGTTGGCTTGCTGTCCTCCACAACTATGCTTCGGATCCTCGTGAATCGCAAGGCGGACATCATCGACTGGATCACGGGGTTCGGCCAGACGGTCCGAGACTTTTGGTTCAACTGGGTCGTCCAGCCCTTGGCAAAGGTGATTAAGACGATTCGACATGATGAAACAAGCGAGATTGCTATCATGAGCAGAGACAGTCTGAAGGCGGATCGCGAGAGCTTGGAGCGCATGGTAGTGGATTTCGCCGTGGACAAGCCTCACTTTGCCGCGGaggcctcgtcgctgtcggacGCTCAGATCGCCGAAATCCGCAGCAAGGTGGCCGAAGGGGACGTGACACCCGTGCTCCGGGCATACGAAAAGGACTTGAAGAGCCCGTTTATGGGGGCTGTCCGCGGCGACCTCGTTCGGTCTCTGCTCATTCAGGTGCAGAAGACCAAGGTGGACCTGGAGGTAGCCATGACGGGCATCGACTCGCTGCTGAAGAGCCAGGAGCTCGTGTTTGGCTTCGTGGGACTGACACCGGGGATCCTAGTCTCGATCGGCGTCATGCAGTATCTGCGTGGTGTGCTCGGCGGTCGTTCTTGGCACCGACAGGAGCGAAAGGCCGGGCGAGTCGTCCGCGTTCTCCGCAACATCGACCGTATCCTCTCGGAGGCGAGGCCGATGGAGAACAACGTCCTCTCCTACAAGGACcacggcctgctgctgtgcgaGGTGCACGTGCTGCGTGATCTGGGAGGCAAGCTCATGCCACGCGACGTTCGCAAGGAATTCCTAGAAGACCTTGACGATTTAGCCAACATCAAGGGCATACAGGTGCAGGCCAGGGCGCTCGACAGAATCCGCTGGGCGTATGCCAGGTGGCTCAAGTAG
- the NCA2 gene encoding Nuclear control of ATPase protein 2, variant 2 (COG:S~EggNog:ENOG503NV6S~TransMembrane:2 (o195-214i365-386o)~BUSCO:EOG09260VCG) yields the protein MRSMSVRDAPADIVDSTASGMSQQWKQFYGIVRDTIRERSFANIQRKVLSPLALCRAEARRKQAQLKKLREITASGLGVLIDEGLQLGHDDEKAEVHDHQDLKGVVERSVALMDVVLKEVCTLDVNIDDFEDKVFAGVEEDPELSVHLEDNITPDRPAVLARRLLRIMNRTLPEHFNAMQSLAQANGRPSRIVRYWLPAVVGLLSSTTMLRILVNRKADIIDWITGFGQTVRDFWFNWVVQPLAKVIKTIRHDETSEIAIMSRDSLKADRESLERMVVDFAVDKPHFAAEASSLSDAQIAEIRSKVAEGDVTPVLRAYEKDLKSPFMGAVRGDLVRSLLIQVQKTKVDLEVAMTGIDSLLKSQELVFGFVGLTPGILVSIGVMQYLRGVLGGRSWHRQERKAGRVVRVLRNIDRILSEARPMENNVLSYKDHGLLLCEVHVLRDLGGKLMPRDVRKEFLEDLDDLANIKGIQVQARALDRIRWAYARWLK from the coding sequence ATGCGCTCCATGTCTGTGCGAGATGCGCCAGCCGATATCGTCGACTCTACAGCATCGGGCATGTCGCAGCAGTGGAAGCAGTTCTACGGCATCGTTCGCGACACGATTCGGGAGCGTTCTTTTGCCAACATCCAACGCAAAGTCCTGTCTCCGCTCGCCCTCTGCCGGGCCGAAGCACGGCGCAAGCAGGCCCAATTGAAGAAGCTCAGGGAGATTACAGCAAGTGGCCTTGGCGTGCTgatcgacgagggcctccagctcggtcacgacgacgaaaagGCCGAAGTGCACGACCACCAGGACCTCAAGGGCGTGGTCGAGCGCAGCGTGGCGCTCATGGACGTGGTTCTCAAAGAGGTGTGCACTCTGGATGTCAACATTGACGACTTTGAAGATAAAGTCtttgccggcgtcgaggaagacCCGGAGTTGTCGGTTCATCTCGAAGACAACATCACGCCAGACCGACCGGCCGTgttggcccgccgcctgctgcgtATCATGAACAGGACCTTGCCGGAACACTTCAACGCCATGCAATCGCTGGCGCAGGCAAACGGGCGCCCGTCTCGCATTGTCCGCTACTGGCTGCCGGCTGTTGTTGGCTTGCTGTCCTCCACAACTATGCTTCGGATCCTCGTGAATCGCAAGGCGGACATCATCGACTGGATCACGGGGTTCGGCCAGACGGTCCGAGACTTTTGGTTCAACTGGGTCGTCCAGCCCTTGGCAAAGGTGATTAAGACGATTCGACATGATGAAACAAGCGAGATTGCTATCATGAGCAGAGACAGTCTGAAGGCGGATCGCGAGAGCTTGGAGCGCATGGTAGTGGATTTCGCCGTGGACAAGCCTCACTTTGCCGCGGaggcctcgtcgctgtcggacGCTCAGATCGCCGAAATCCGCAGCAAGGTGGCCGAAGGGGACGTGACACCCGTGCTCCGGGCATACGAAAAGGACTTGAAGAGCCCGTTTATGGGGGCTGTCCGCGGCGACCTCGTTCGGTCTCTGCTCATTCAGGTGCAGAAGACCAAGGTGGACCTGGAGGTAGCCATGACGGGCATCGACTCGCTGCTGAAGAGCCAGGAGCTCGTGTTTGGCTTCGTGGGACTGACACCGGGGATCCTAGTCTCGATCGGCGTCATGCAGTATCTGCGTGGTGTGCTCGGCGGTCGTTCTTGGCACCGACAGGAGCGAAAGGCCGGGCGAGTCGTCCGCGTTCTCCGCAACATCGACCGTATCCTCTCGGAGGCGAGGCCGATGGAGAACAACGTCCTCTCCTACAAGGACcacggcctgctgctgtgcgaGGTGCACGTGCTGCGTGATCTGGGAGGCAAGCTCATGCCACGCGACGTTCGCAAGGAATTCCTAGAAGACCTTGACGATTTAGCCAACATCAAGGGCATACAGGTGCAGGCCAGGGCGCTCGACAGAATCCGCTGGGCGTATGCCAGGTGGCTCAAGTAG
- the ERG25 gene encoding 4-alpha-methylsterol monooxygenase (COG:I~EggNog:ENOG503NU50), whose translation MDMVNATAKAMGNQTQDYFSVLEEVGKYNVHLNYLERLWAAWYLFMQNDTLATGIMSFVMHEIVYFGRCLPFMIMDKIPYFNKYKIQQQKMPTLKEQWDCAAIVLVSHFTAELPQIWFFHPIATYFGMDYGVPFPTLLKMAIQISILFVMEDTWHYWFHRALHYGPLYKAIHKMHHTYSAPFGLAAEYASPIETMLLGIGVVGSPIILLCITGDLHLITMYTWIILRLFQAIDAHSGYDFPWSLRHVLPVWAGADHHDLHHEKFIGNYASSFRWWDYFLDTEAGAEAHKKRRERKLKAIREAKKQQ comes from the exons ATGGACATGGT CAACGCGACCGCAAAGGCCATGGGCAACCAGACCCAGGACTACTTCtccgtcctcgaggaggtcgGCAAGTACAATGTCCACCTCAACTACCTCGAGCGCCTCTGGGCC GCTTGGTATCTCTTCATGCAAAACGACacgctggcgacgggcatCATGAGCTTCGTCATGCACGAAATTGTCTACTTCGGCCGCTGCCTCCCCTTCATGATCATGGACAAGATCCCCTACTTCAACAAGTACAAGATTCAGCAGCAAAAGATGCCGACGCTCAAGGAGCAGTGGGactgcgccgccatcgtcctcgtcagtCACTTTACCGCCGAGCTGCCGCAGATTTGGTTTTTCCATCCCATCGCCACGTACTTTGGCATGGACTACGGCGTGCCCTTCCCGACCTTGCTCAAGATGGCCATCCAGATCTCCATCCTCTTCGTCATGGAGGATACCTGGCACTACTGGTTCCACCGAGCGTTGCACTACGGGCCGCTCTACAAGGCCATCCACAAGATGCACCACACCTACTCGGCGCCCTTTGGCCTGGCTGCCGAGTACGCCTCGCCAATTGAGACGATGCTCcttggcatcggcgtcgtcgggtccCCGATTATCCTGCTCTGCATCACCGGCGACCTCCACCTCATCACAATGTACACGTGGATCATCTTGCGTCTGTTCCAGGCCATCGATGCCCATAGCGGCTACGATTTCCCCTGGAGCCTGCGCCACGTCTTGCCCGtctgggccggcgccgaccaccACGACCTGCACCACGAGAAGTTCATTGGCAACTACGCCTCGAGCTTCCGCTGGTGGGACTATTTCCTGGACACCGAGGCCGGTGCCGAGGCCCACAAGAAGCGTCGCGAGAggaagctcaaggccatccgGGAGGCTAAGAAGCAGCAATGA
- a CDS encoding 4a-hydroxytetrahydrobiopterin dehydratase (COG:K~EggNog:ENOG503P73S) — protein MSRRAIAGSLTRAPQLIRPITIQPPPFPPARFSSSSSSLSPSSQSVSTASAMDPPNSSSSASPRFSAGTDEASARAAVASLLARPSPSPSSPGGEGRWALVKDGEALERSFKFKTFAKTWDFMTAVSLQCKLKNHHPEWSNVYNTTYIRWTTHNPKGLSSKDVDLAAVCDALAKDFGELPPEPVSCAVRDVADRVVGEAGPDCCTPKK, from the exons ATGTCACGTCGGGCCATAGCCGGCTCACTGACACGTGCCCCTCAGCTGATACGTCCAATCACGATACAACCGCCGCCCTTTCCCCCCGCTCGCttctcatcatcatcatcatcattatcaCCATCATCGCAGTCAGTGTCAACCGCATCGGCCATGGATCCTCCGAAttcgagctcgagcgccaGCCCGCGCTTCTCtgccggcaccgacgaggcgtccgcgcgggcggccgtcgcgtcgcttctggcgcggccgtcgccgtcgccgtcgtcccctgGTGGTGAAGGACGCTGGGCGCTCGTCAAGGACGGGGAGGCTCTCGAGCGGAGCTTCAAGTTCAAGACGTTTGCCAAGACctgg GATTTCATGACGGCCGTGTCGCTGCAGTGCAAGCTCAAGAACCATCATCCAGAGTGGTCCAAT GTCTACAACACCACGTACATCCGCTGGACTACGCACAACCCGAAGGGCCTCTCGAGCAAGGACGTCGATCTGGCGGCCGTATGCGACGCCTTGGCCAAGGACTtcggcgagctgccgcccgagcccgtgAGCTGCGCCGTGCGGGACGTGGcggaccgcgtcgtcggcgaggcggggcCGGACTGCTGCACGCCGAAGAAGTGA